The following coding sequences are from one Devosia neptuniae window:
- a CDS encoding FAD-dependent monooxygenase yields the protein MSAYDADAIIVGGGLVGVATAIAVAKAGLKTIHLAPTGAPDRRTSALMMPSVDYLIAAGLIDDPADIGHPLTQIRIIDATGRLIRAPEALFDAQEAGLSAFGWNFANARLLERFHSVAATLDGLETRNMGATAFAAGDVGGTLTLADGSTLSAPLIIGADGKSSLVRSAAGFPIHEHQFEQAALVCDLDLGRPIGGTSIEFHYPDGPFTLVPAGDARANLVWIDERATLEAARSSGPEALAKLFAEKSQRLFGSIQLVTPTHVFPLSTLSVSKPGRQGVVLVGEAAHAFPPIGAQGLNLGLRDVADLAGALQGVDRTQRDWADKASESYASLRAGDLARTGTMVDALFRSLLADMLPAQGLRAGGLWALRLLPALRKQAFTIGMGNR from the coding sequence ATGAGCGCCTATGACGCGGACGCCATCATCGTCGGCGGCGGCCTTGTTGGCGTTGCCACCGCGATTGCCGTGGCCAAGGCCGGGCTCAAGACCATCCACCTGGCACCAACCGGAGCACCGGACCGTCGCACCTCGGCGCTGATGATGCCCAGTGTGGATTATCTAATTGCGGCTGGGCTGATCGATGATCCCGCCGATATCGGCCATCCCCTGACCCAAATCCGCATCATCGACGCCACCGGCCGGCTCATTCGTGCGCCGGAGGCGCTGTTCGATGCGCAGGAAGCCGGGCTCTCGGCCTTTGGCTGGAACTTCGCCAATGCCCGCCTGCTGGAGCGATTCCACAGCGTGGCGGCAACCCTCGATGGGCTCGAAACCCGCAATATGGGCGCCACGGCGTTTGCCGCCGGTGACGTGGGTGGAACGCTGACACTAGCCGATGGCAGTACGCTCTCGGCGCCGCTGATTATCGGCGCGGATGGCAAGTCGTCGCTCGTTCGCTCCGCGGCGGGGTTTCCGATCCACGAACACCAGTTCGAACAGGCGGCTTTGGTCTGCGATCTCGATCTCGGTCGCCCCATTGGCGGCACGTCCATCGAGTTTCACTATCCCGATGGCCCCTTCACCCTGGTTCCGGCCGGCGACGCGCGGGCCAACCTCGTCTGGATCGATGAGCGGGCGACGCTGGAGGCCGCCCGTAGCAGTGGGCCGGAGGCGCTAGCAAAACTCTTTGCAGAGAAGTCGCAACGCCTGTTTGGCAGCATCCAGCTGGTCACGCCAACCCATGTCTTCCCGCTCAGCACGCTCAGCGTCAGCAAGCCTGGCAGGCAGGGTGTGGTGCTGGTGGGTGAAGCGGCACACGCCTTCCCGCCCATCGGCGCCCAGGGTCTTAACCTGGGCCTGCGCGATGTGGCTGATTTGGCCGGCGCCTTGCAGGGCGTGGATCGAACCCAACGGGATTGGGCCGACAAAGCCAGCGAGAGCTATGCCAGCCTGCGCGCCGGCGATCTGGCCCGCACCGGCACCATGGTCGACGCGCTGTTCCGCTCGCTGCTGGCCGATATGTTGCCGGCCCAAGGGCTGCGTGCCGGTGGGCTATGGGCGTTGCGCCTGCTGCCGGCCTTGCGGAAGCAGGCCTTCACCATCGGCATGGGCAATCGCTGA
- a CDS encoding invasion associated locus B family protein, which translates to MRHPVGDQRAVCEFAQEGGTLKLTAKNRQNEDLTIEINLAGFTSTYDGDAALTFDQFRQETSGSNALEQVLQDRAEELRKQLNGETPPAAGATPPAEGAAPAPAPATP; encoded by the coding sequence GTGCGCCACCCAGTTGGTGATCAACGAGCAGTATGTGAATTCGCTCAAGAAGGGGGCACGCTCAAGCTGACCGCCAAGAACCGTCAGAACGAAGATCTCACCATCGAGATCAACCTGGCCGGTTTCACCTCGACTTATGATGGCGACGCTGCACTGACCTTCGACCAGTTCCGTCAGGAAACCAGCGGCTCCAATGCTCTCGAGCAGGTGCTGCAGGATCGTGCCGAAGAACTGCGCAAGCAGCTCAATGGCGAGACGCCTCCGGCCGCTGGCGCAACCCCGCCGGCCGAAGGCGCCGCTCCGGCTCCGGCTCCAGCTACGCCGTAA
- a CDS encoding invasion associated locus B family protein, whose protein sequence is MKFRKPLVAGFAAAALMLSPLSAFAQETTPPPAAPAAEAPAAPAAGTPPADGAAAPAATPPGVASQNWLKVCDPLPDGQKACIMRQVVLANGQFLGSFLLRDDPGQESRLLAVAAVPLGVLLPFGLTWQIDGAKPIRVPYMLCDPTSCATQLVINEQYVNSLKKGARSS, encoded by the coding sequence ATGAAGTTCAGGAAACCCCTCGTCGCCGGTTTTGCGGCGGCCGCGCTGATGCTGTCCCCGTTGTCGGCTTTCGCCCAGGAAACCACGCCGCCACCGGCCGCGCCGGCCGCTGAGGCACCGGCCGCTCCGGCTGCCGGGACGCCCCCGGCCGATGGTGCTGCTGCTCCCGCTGCCACGCCTCCCGGCGTAGCGAGCCAGAACTGGCTCAAGGTTTGCGATCCGCTGCCCGATGGGCAGAAGGCCTGCATCATGCGCCAGGTCGTGCTGGCCAATGGCCAGTTCCTCGGCTCGTTCCTGCTGCGCGACGATCCGGGCCAGGAAAGCCGCCTGCTCGCCGTTGCCGCCGTTCCGCTCGGCGTGCTGCTGCCGTTCGGCCTGACCTGGCAGATCGACGGCGCCAAGCCGATCCGCGTGCCCTATATGCTGTGCGACCCCACCTCGTGCGCCACCCAGTTGGTGATCAACGAGCAGTATGTGAATTCGCTCAAGAAGGGGGCACGCTCAAGCTGA